A single genomic interval of Aedes aegypti strain LVP_AGWG chromosome 1, AaegL5.0 Primary Assembly, whole genome shotgun sequence harbors:
- the LOC5576285 gene encoding TIP41-like protein encodes MEMKQIIQTEETDSGPVRLPVDSESHTFDDWTISYTKSHILKSVCINDNKCVPGEAGCCELCVYNFALELPHLPDMVFHKNILTISHKSGARLEFNPMDALKLVRNEKLDLKVACSEEWKESRSAADTQEKVKPFDWSFTTEYKGTVNEGMVVETTDQKIDMFKLMKREPILFYHDLTLFEDELHDHGISVLSVKVRVMPSGFYILLRFFLRVDHVLIRINDTRFHYEKGNDYMLREYTHREAKIEQLKRVPPALFTSPNEIAEHLPVVSKVTEKLSLSAKATDSAETTEDMSS; translated from the exons ATGGAAATGAAACAAATC ATTCAAACAGAGGAAACCGACAGTGGCCCTGTAAGGTTACCGGTGGATAGCGAAAGCCACACCTTCGACGACTGGACCATTTCGTACACCAAATCCCACATCCTGAAGAGCGTCTGCATCAACGACAATAAATGTGTTCCCGGAGAGGCCGGATGCTGCGAGCTGTGCGT GTACAACTTTGCCCTGGAATTGCCTCATCTACCAGATATGGTGTTCCACAAAAATATCCTAACGATAAGTCACAAAAGCGGTGCACGGCTGGAGTTCAACCCGATGGACGCGCTCAAGCTGGTTCGGAACGAGAAGCTAGACCTAAAGGTGGCCTGTTCCGAGGAGTGGAAGGAGAGCCGATCGGCGGCTGATACTCAGGAAAAGGTGAAACCATTCGATTGGTCATTTACGACGGAGTATAAAGGCACCGTCAACGAAGGCATGGTGGTGGAGACAACCGACCAAAAAATCGACATGTTCAAACTAATGAAACGGGAACCGATTCTGTTCTACCATGATCTCACTCTGTTCGAAGATGAGCTGCACGATCACGGTATATCGGTGCTCTCGGTGAAAGTG CGAGTCATGCCATCCGGCTTCTACATCCTTCTGCGCTTCTTCTTGCGTGTAGATCACGTTCTGATACGCATCAACGACACTCGATTCCACTACGAGAAAGGCAACGACTACATGCTGAGGGAGTACACGCACCGAGAGGCGAAGATAGAGCAACTGAAACGTGTTCCACCGGCGCTGTTCACAAGTCCAAACGAAATTGCCGAACATTTGCCGGTGGTTTCGAAAGTTACGGAAAAGTTGTCCCTGTCGGCAAAAGCAACCGATTCTGCTGAAACAACGGAGGACATGtcatcgtaa